The Anas acuta chromosome 1, bAnaAcu1.1, whole genome shotgun sequence genome segment ACTTATAAAGAATGCTGAGGAGCTGATGAACTTCAGtaagggagaagaaaatctgaTGGATTTGCAAGTCAAAGCTATTGCTGACAGTGGTGCAAACGTAGTAGTAACAGGTGGCAAAGTGGCAGACATGGCGCTTCATTATGCCAACAAATACAATCTTATGTTAGTCAGGTAAGTACTGGAAGAGCATAAAACACTTGGTCTACCAGGTTCATAAAGTTGGCATATCGTTCCTTGCCTCTCAAATGACTTACAATACACAGTATTGCTGACTGGCTTTCTAGTAGATCAAAACCTGAGCTGGTAAGTGGTGGTTTCATAAGTTATGTTTTTTGATAGTGTTTCACCTCTATATGGAAACCAACTGGGGAGTAACTTGCGTATATGATACTGTTACTTTGGAGTAAGGGTCTTTACAGCTTAACTGAAATGAACTGTGTAAAAACTTGTTGATTATGTGGCCACAAAGATTCATTGTACTGTAAGGGTTCTCCCTGGTCACAGTTGTCATGTGATAACCTTAGCAATGGTGAGGTACCTGTTTTCCGTATGTATCACCATTGCATTGATGGATGGAATAACTAATTCTTAATACTTTTCAGTCACTTCTGTGGACCTTTTTATGTATAATTAAGACATATTTGAATAGCTTTGGTAACTTCCATGTATTTGGGctgcttgttttaaaattattacagaaatCATTGTATAGAGTCTTTTTAATTTGATGCAGTACATTTTGATGGATATCTTTAGTTACAAAATGCTTGCTAAGTTAAGGAGAGAATGCTTATTTGCGTGTATTAACATCTGTTCTGGAAACTCATGAATagaaaaactgtttgttttttataggTTGAACTCAAAGTGGGATCTGAGAAGACTCTGCAAAACTGTTGGTGCAACAGCCCTACCCAGACTGGTATGGAGTTCTCAAATGATGAGCAGGTGGGAGGGAACTGATGAGCAGGTTCGTCTCTTGACcgttctttttcttctcagaccCCCCCAACTCTAGAAGAAATGGGTCACTGCGACAGTGTATATTTGTCAGAGGTTGGAGATACTCAAGTTGTTGTATTTAAGCATGGTACGTATGTATGTTCTATAGAAACCCTAATGCCACTGTTCTGCAAGTACGAAACATTTTTACATCCAAAAACAGTTCAGTAATGAGCATCTGTCTCTTAACAGAAAAGGAGGATGGTGCTGTTTCTACTATACTCATTCGTGGATCGACAGACAATCTGATGGATGATATAGAGAGAGCAGTGGATGATGGTGTAAATACATTCAAAGTACTTACAAGGGTAAGTAACCAGAACGTTTCAGTTACCAAAACCGAGATATGGACCAGTTAGAGGCAAGATCCCTGCTTGCTTTGGGCTTATTTGCTGTAGGGCTGTAACAGGTGCTTACATTGTCAGTTTTGGAGAGTTCCTGATACGTAGGAGAAGCTGTGTAGGGAAGATGGCTGCAGATGACCTCGTGAGCACAGTGTACGTAACAGGGTGCTCATCATGCACTGAATTCAGTTTTTCAGGAATGAGGCAAATCCTTGAAGACAGATTAGTTGTACTGCTTTCTAGTGGCAGTCAGCTCTTTGACCTCTTGATAAgctttttgtttcagtgttctttgaAAACCAGGCATCGAAGAAAAGCTAGATGGCTTGTTTGTCTCTGGGAATCAAGAGAAAGCGACTAATTGCAAATGCTATTTCTGGTTCATTGGTGACAAGACACACTTTCTCCACATACCACAGATACATCCTATAAGTAGAAAAACGTAGGTTTTTTTTGTGAtcagcttttgtgttttgtgtttttgttttttttttttgagggagaaaggaaatgtttgAGTACTTACTTGGAAGGTGGtgtgcaaaaaaagaaaagtagaactCTTGTCACTCTATGTATCAACAGATGCGCATTGATACAGAGTATGGAAACATGTAaattgttcatttgtttgtctCCTAAAGTTGCCTGAAGATAGGCATTAAGATGATTAATTGTCTGTTTAAAAGACTGGGTGTTCTTAAGTGAATGCTGATTTGCCAAGGGATATTCAAAATTCTGAAttgtttctaaagcaaaaaaagGACCCTTGTGATACCTGCTGATACATTAAACATTGTGTACAGTAGATTAGTCTCATTCATGTTGTCTCCAAACTACTTAACAGTTAATAgaaaagattcaaaaaaaaaaaaaatcaactcttAGACTAGGAGTAATAGAAGTCACTTTTACAAATagaaaatacctgtttttttttttttttgatattctttttctttttacaaaagaagctattttttttcagagacatttggaaggaataaataaattttgttaaACTGAAAGtgttctaaaaagaaaaatgaacatgaTACTTCAAGCAAAGCTTCATTTTAGTGTGGTTTGTTTGCAGGATAAACGTCTTGTTCCTGGAGGTGGTGCAACAGAGATTGAATTAGCCAAGCAGATCACATCTTATGGAGAGGTACAGCaaatttttttaactttgtctATAAGCGTAGTTACATGTATTTTAACTTATATAGATACGTACCTTTGTATAAaagtatgtgtatgtatattagTTCATATATATCAatagaaaaacatggaaaaaggtACCTTCCTAtcttgctgtttctttcaaatGCTTATGTGGTTTTCAACTTCACTTTAGACTTGTCCTGGGCTTGACCAGTATGCCATCAAGAAGTTTGCTGAAGCATTTGAAGCCATTCCTCGCGCACTGGCAGAAAACTCTGGCATAAAGGCTAACGAAGTCATTTCCAAACTTTACGCTGTGCATCAGGAAGGCAACAAAAATGTTGGCTTTGATATTGAGGTAAGTAGTTCCTCACATTACTTGCTGCTCAGCAGTACTGGGTTATATTTAAAAGTACTTCTATTGCAGTAAGTATTTATAGATTAATTCATTTCATTGAAGCTCTGTGTTTCACAGAGCTAGTAAAATACTTCTAATAGAATTCTAATACTGAAGTTTTTTTGATCAGCAGGCAGTTAAAGCGAATGTAGTATAGCAGCCTCATGTAGGAGGCAGAGAGAGATACTGAACTAGTATGTTAAAGAACAAACCTGTTCTTTACTTATTTTGACTTCCTGCTAATGgattagaaatgaaaatcttgtaaagagagaaaacaacatcAGAAAAGTGATACTTTGTTGTAACCTTCAAAACCTAATAACTTGTTAggtagaagcttgagaaaacttaaaaataaataaatgaattcttCCTGTCTGATAGGCTGAATCTGCTGCTGTGAAGGATATGTTGGAAGCTGGTATATTAGACACATACATTGGAAAATCCTGGGGTATCAAGCTGGCTACAAACGCAGCAGTAACTGTCCTACGGGTCGATCAGGTAAGTGTAGAAATAATTTGGGTGATAAACTGAAACCTCTGCTTTAACTCAAGGTGCAGAGCACTTGTAAAGCATGTGAATGGTCTGGGAATACTGGGCATAAAAATCGATGTTGGAATCTTAGTTTAGAACTAAGTTGACCACAAAGTAGTTTCCTTGGGAGCTCATATTTTGGAATATGAGTTCAATACTGCTGCTTCCATACAAGTGCTgtaatgttcatttttaaagatctgACAATGATAATTGATACCCACGGACAGAAAGGAACCTTCTGTAGGAACAAGGCTTATCACAACAAAACCTTCTGATGTATATtggtttgtattatttttaacatgaaaaatccCACTTAAGTAAAATGGGGGTTATAATCTTAATGGCAAAAATCTTTACATATTTTGTGGAATTCCAGTGAACGTGTATTTGCATGTAAAATTTCTGTAGATTATTATGGCAAAAACAGCAGGCGGTCCAAAAGCTCCTAAACAACAAGGACATTGGGATAAGGATGACTGGAAAGATGAGCCTGAGAAGTAGTATGCAGTAAGCTGGTTCTGTAGCAGTGATCAGTGTGCGAGTGCATGCATGACAATCACGTGTGGCAGATCTGTGTTTTCTTGAGGGCACATAACACTGCTGGTCTTTTGCTGATTGCTAAGTTTCTTACCAGTTCCACTGCAAGTTAATCTTGTTCCTAAAACCGAACTTTCATTGCAGTTTGTTTCATTGTACTCACAAGTTCAGTTTTAGCTTTACTTTGTCACTGTAACAAGTGCAGAAATGAGCCTCTAACAAGGTAGGATTAGTGGGCTAATTAGGCCTTAGAAGTGTGATGTCTAGGCTGGAGTTCAGAACAACAGCTCTGataattctgctttctgttgtATGCACCCTGTGCAGCAGTCACTGGCTAGTTTATTTAAGCACTCACCTTTCCTTAGACTAACTGAAGTCACAATTTGCATGCAAAAATGAGGTAAAAGTCCTTTGTATATCAGGGCTCAGTTTCTGCCATTTTCAACCAGATGTATAATATTAATCACTGGTTTAGGTTCAGAGCAAGGAATCTGCATGATTTAGTGATTGTTGTCAGTCAGCATCAATGACTATAAATAAGATGTGTGGGGAAATGATTCTAACCttatctttttctccttccctgtccCCTTCAAGATCATTATGGCAAAACCAGCAGGTGGCCCTAAGCCTCCATCAGGAAAGAAAGACTGGGATGAAGACCAAAATGACTGAACAATTTAACTGTGCTTTTGAAGTTACATGATTGAGAGTTTTGTAAGGTTCCGCTTGGGGCCTGTCATGATGGTTTGGTCCCTTTAAGTTATGAACTGCGTCCACTAGGATGAAGAACTTTGAACACTTCAATAAATGTACTTACTgttaaaatgtttgctgtcGCTTTATTTGGACTTGGTATGACATGTTTAGTCCCAGTATGTGAATGTGCAGGGATGTGCTGTGTCGGGATGGAagtgggtggggtggggtggggtgacCTTAGCTGGCTGCTAGCCACCCACCCAGttgctctctcattccccctttCTCCACAAGATaggggaagaaaagataaaaagcttGTGGGGGTATCACTGAGAGTTACAGTCTTGGGAATTATGTGATGAGGGGAGTGgtgaaaagcaaactaaaacttCTTTCCCCTACCCCATCTCTCCTTCCTGAGTTCAATCTCATTCCGCACTCTTCTGCCTACCTGGGGCAGAGAGGATGAGGAGTGGGAGGCTAAGGTTGTAGAATGGCttggggtggaagggacctcatCTGCTTCCACCcaccctgccataggcaggggtGCCACCCACTGCATcaggttgttcagggccccaaccagcctgaccttgaacacccccagggatggggcacccacagcttctctgggcggcctgtgccagtgcctcaccaccctcatggtaaagaatttcctccttgtatctaatctaaatctacccttttttagctTAAGACCATTCCCCTTGACATACCATTACCTACCCAGTAGgtaattctctttttttataagacccctttaagtactgagaagttgcaatgaggtcttctgttctccaggatgaacagcCGCAgctctttcagtctttcttcataacagaggtgctccagccctctggacccactctccagatggggcctcacaagggcagagcagagggtgaCAATCACCTCCTTGGACCTGCTGGTCcctcctctgttgatgcagcataggatgcagttggccttctgagctgtaggcacactgctggctcatgtcgagcttCTTGTCCACCAGAGCCCCAAAGTCCTTCTCCACTGGGCTTCTGTCAATGAGTTCCTCTCCCAATCTGTGCTCAtctctgggattgccccaacccagctgcagcaccttgcgcttggacttgttgaacctaACGCGGTTCACATGGGCCcgcttctccagcctgtccagggcCCGgtggatggcatctcttccttggGTCAGCCCCATACATTTATTCCGTTACCCCGCTCCCCAACCTTTTCCCCTGCTCTAGGATCCATCCCATGGGTAACAGCTGTTCAGGAGCTGTTCCAGAATTTATGGACCTTGATGAAAAATTGCTCCAGCAATTTTTGTTTGTCCCTGTCCACTGAGGGCAGTTTCTTCAGGGCACATCTGTCTGCTCCAGAGCCTGTgcacctcctctccccagggTGTCCGTAGGGCCGCTCCTCACACTGCTCCCCTCaccaccccctgccctgcagtgtttgccctcccttccccaggctgcccccaggtGAGGTGCGGGGCCTGGCCgtgctggggcagccctggcatCACCTCACACTGTGGCTCCTGTTACCTGAGCTGGGTACGGGGGGTGAGCGACCGTAAGCTTGTTGCAGGGAACAGGCATCTATAAAAACTGTACCTCACTGGGATCCTTACCAGTATTTGAGTGTAGAAAGTCAAATGAGTTttgaagtaattaaaaacagcagcCAGGCTGTAGTCTGTGCCTAAGTTCAGTGTTACATCATGCATCTGTTGTGTCCTCACACTTTAAGAGGCTCTAAACTCTCAAAATTTTTGTCAGTCTGACACTGGTGAAATGCTTCTCATCCTAATAGCCTTAGAAATAAGAGCAGAGAGTGTTAGCTGTTGAGAACTGTCAGGCACATCATTTGCAGAGCACTTGAAATCTTGCATGCACTTAAGGGGAAAAGCTGAAGCCCTGTGTTAAGATTCCTTGTGGAAAGCAAACAGCTCATGTATCTCAGTCACTTTAAAGAACTGTGCTTGAAATTCAAGCCACTTAAATAATTAATCCTTTTATTACTTGCCAGTGCTACTCCATTTCACAGCCAGGAGGGAGTGGAAGGCTAAATCAAGTCCCGAACTATCGTATGCCTAAATAAGGCTGCTGTACAACATCTACACTACTGCTTGCTTTATGGCCAGTAGCTGGCATGGTTGAAAAACTCAGCAAGTTTTCTGAAGGATTGGCATACTGATGAGTCAGCTGcacaagtgctgctgctgctgactttAAGGGTAACAAGAACACATAAGGATACTCATTTTCTTAGTAAGGGTGTTGTGAAAAATTCATTGAAtgaaaacagctgctgccttAGCACAGGCAGccagaattttatttatgtgaaaCATTGCATGAAGCctagcctgtggagaggagaacTTAAAAACCTCTACGTCACTGGAGGACCAGCATTCTTAACCCTCTAGCACAAAAAGGCTGAACTGGAACACCTGTActgagagggagagagagcCAAGTTCTTAGCCCTATCAAAATACCAGTGAGATTCCTATGTACAGAATTCCCCAAGTTTCCAAATTGAGGGTTCCCACATAGAAAATAAACCAACAGCAGAAAGATGGCCGATAACTGCATTTGTCTCAGCTCTGTGAGgtgtagaaagaaagaagtgtgTTCTAAGTGTAAGAGGCTCTAAAATACATACAGATGTAACTGAGCCAATTAGTTCAAAATTATTACTGGTCACTGTAAAGTGAAAGAATTGCTGAAATGTACAGCACTTGCAAGAGACTAAGAAAGCAGCAGTTGCTTGCCTGTAGCACCACACACATTACTCACTAGAAACCTGAAgctgtaattttgaaaaaagacttttatttaaaagtagtGAAAACATTGGAAAAAGTATAAGTTAACCATTTGTCAGTGTGTTTAAGAAGCAAAGTATATTCTTGTAGTTAGCCCCAACATGTTAACATGATTTGCAAGTTCCTGCCTTCTTTCAGGCTGTTTAAGATGGATGCAAGAAGGTTTCTCTGATTTAGAGCAGTCGCTCATAGAACAGGAGATAGGCTTGTGAACTCAGCACTTTTGATAGAGACACAGCTTGTACATGGGTATCACTGATGTGGAACCACTGTCCTTTTACTGGTTCAGTTTCTAAAGCTGTCAAAGTAAGAATTTAGGAGATAAAGTTATTACTAGGAACTGAAGTACTTAATCCTGTTACTGTTTGGCAGTAAGAAGTAATTTGTAAAAATACTTGTAATTATTTACCTTCAGGAGATTGTCCTTTAAGGACAAGATCAGACAGATGTTTGttcatatttctcattttagcATAAGCAGTGTAGTGCCCAGACCTCATTGTTCCACTGTGCTCAACAACTCCATAGAGAGAGTATAATACTTTTGTACTCCCTTCGGCCACATTCTGTAAAAGTGAAAGTTATGGTACATGTATGTCAGTCAGGGACTGGATTCTAAACAGGCTAGAAAGTAAACACTTCTATTTGTTTGCCAGTGAAAGGGAAGTTGTCATTACAGGTCCATGCAAGGTGCTACAACTGTAATCAATGGAAATACACTGAGAGGCTCAAGTACAAATTGCACTTCCAATTTGTATTAGCACACAATAACGTGATGAGCATTCTACACAGATTCTGCTAAGCAGCTTAACTGTGAAAGCATATTAAAACATGGGAAAGGAAAATTTGACTGTTTTTCCACTTACTTTACATTTAACTGTGCAGAAAGGAGCCAAGTCAATCACTTCTGGAAACTTGATATGCCTGTTAACCTTCCGTAGATTAAATCCAGCCTTAAACAgacaggaaggagaggaaaaatccATAATGTTAAGTGTAGCACATTAAAACCATCAGGTACTATGTACTCATGTAACTATGAAGAGATCTCTTGCTTTTTGGACACTGTAGCATGCCTGATGATCTAATTTTAGATTGCCAAAACTGACAAAACTCCTACTCTCACCTTATTCAAATAATCTTCCAGTAACaaactggaaaagcaaagtaagagatgacaaatattttttccttagttgTATGAGTCTCTTGAAATATCCtacacatttcattttctctgtggaATGCTTTTCATCTGCTAAGTTACctcccttatttatttattttaagcatttcagtcaaaatacttaatggctttaaactgagAAAAGGCAATGCTGTCTCCTAatcctatttattttctatctttcttcttgaaaagTTAAAGCCCtaaatttaaagtttttcaAGAATTTGAGGAAAAAGGTAAGTCACGTCACTTTGGTGTCTATAAATAAGACTTCAGTTGTATTGTTTTCCATTCAACTGGCCTTTTTGTTAATTCATTTAGTAAGGAATCCTATTCTATCTGTATGGAAATGCAAGAGTTAGGAATGGATGTAGATGCAGGAAACAATGCTAACATACTACTTAATACAGTAAGTAGTAACCTCAGTGAAGGAACACATTTCAAGTAAGCTCCCAAAAAGTGTTGCCTCAATTATtaatagaacatttttttttccccctggaaaTGAACGCCCCAGTCCCTACCaatcacaaaaagaaaacacaaaaacctaccaaacaaaaacaaccctgcACACAACTACCTCCCaaatgctgaggaaaaaaaaataaaaaaaataaaaagcaggctTATAGGAAAATGGAAACGTGCTAACGTTAGATTTAAGTTAAgctatatgcatatatatatactggacacacacttttttttttttttttaataacaaccTGTTTGTTACCTGTTGAAATCTTTTTAAGTGAAGAGTTAAAATTGGAGGAGCAAGAGAGATTAGCATTTGCTTTTTGGCATTAGTATAAACATACTTCTTTTCACCTGTAGAACAGAAAAACCATCAATTAATATCTAAAGAAATGTTACATcactaatttattttcactatttATACTGTTACAATGTCATCCGCTATAGTGAATGAGAAACTGAACATTCCCCTTTAACACGAACTGTGAAACTGCCATCCTGCAGCTCCCATGTCACAAAAGTAGCTGCTCACATCACGTCTAAGCAGCATCAGCAAAAGCAGGATGAATTCTCACATGCTCTTTACAACTCAGAAACTGCATGTAGCTTTCTTCCACTGGTCTTCTGAGCAAACATCAACATGATTTCCCTATGACTGTTACAAGAGAAGTTTCATATTTGAGAAAGGAACAGAAGTCATCTGGTAAATAACCACTCTCTACATTCATCCACAAAATGAATTTCTAGATTGCAATGACCGCGCTaccccaaaacccaaaccaaacccactCCTCTCTGACCATTCTTCTGTTCTAGTCATTATTCTGTACACAAGCTTGTGAGCCCATTATTCTGCTCAATTAAGAATTTGTATTAGCCTGTGTAGAAGAGGTTCTCACAACCTGCACAATAAATACTGTTCTACTGATACATGCTAAGTTTGAAGTTACATAAATACTGTTTTAGGAACAGCCCCATCAACCACCCAAGCACTATATAGTAATCGGCTCTCATATGGGTTCCtaaatttgttaaaaaaaaaaaaaaaaaaaaaaaagataatttatcATACTTTTCATGTTCTTTGGTCCACAATGTCTCTGCGTACATACATCACATAGTAGTTTATTCTTCTCACTAAGTTTCTCATTATGGGTAAATTGATACAAACAGTGATGTATTGAACCTTCTTCTGGGTTCAGGTCTTCCCTGTTTGCAAGAGTACAAAATGCCATTTCGGGATCTTCCGTCAGTACTTCACAAGTTTGAAGGTCATTTAAGATGCTCATATCCGattcaacattatcattcaAGTGTATTTTTGAGAAGTCAGTAGCAAGCCCTTcctcatcttcattttcatcaTCCTCATCTTTCAAAGATAGGTTGTCAAGGCCATTGACAAGCTTCACAGGAGAATCTAAAGCTTCTGTAGGGAGATCCATGAGAGACTCCTTTTCTGCACACTCTTGTTCtggttttcctgtattttcaaGCATATTCTGAACTTCTCTTTCAGTTCCCTCTATACTTAAGTCTTCGTGAGTTAAGCAGTGATCTTTGCAGTCATTTGATGACTCCTCTTCTTGCTTCACATCAGGAGTTTCAGAGTTAATATCTGCCTCTCTTTCCTGGTTATATTCTGCATCTTTTTCTGACTGTTCAGTAGCACAGATATCTGCCAATTGAAGTACTTTTCCTTGGAGCTTCTGCAGGCGGCGCTGGCTCTGCAAATTGGTAGATAGAACGTATAAGCATATAAAAAGTTTCAATGATATTAAGCATTTCCAGCCATTTCTTTATCAAATTATTTGTTGTATGTCATAGGTGTCAAAGGGGGAAGTTATCTATGATTTCATAACCTGAGGTCATCAGTTTAACTAACATTGAATTTACCCTTGCTCAGATATAGCCCCCACTACACCTCTGAATATTATCTTATTCCTTTCATGGCAACTATTATCAGAGCATGTAACTTCTTCATAGCTATGACATACATACAACTGATCGTCATGGTTGTGCATTTGACAGAGGAAAAATTCTAAGCCATCCCCTCCTCCTCTGTCTCAACTGAGGAAgcaaaaagaatttatttttttaccataaGTTGCAAGTGCTTTATTAATATAAGTAAAATGTTTATCAAAACCAACCTTGGCTTGTTTTTTGGccagtttctttgtttttttctgaaggtgCTTACTTGTACCAAGGGGCTCATCTCTCTGTTTAATATAACAGCCATCATTTTTATCCTCTTCTTCACCTTCAGAttccttctctttgttttttttagcatttctctcatttgtattttttgttttctacacacaaataaaaaaacaaataataattaaaaaaaacacaaccacagaAATAGATATGTTACTGTCCTGAATAACAACATagaatttcagagaaaacttCAGGGATGTTATCTGAGTTTTCAGCTCAAAATACAACATTTCACTGACTGTAACGTATGCCTAACACCATAATGCCCAAAAGGGTCATCTCACTCCAGAAGGAGTCCACGTGAAACAGTATCAAAAAGTATGCCTATCAAGGCTGAATTCTGAACATATAAAAAGACATTTATCTGTTAGAGGCAAAGGTAATTAATTAAATTCACTGAGGAATAGTATTTCATTCAAGTGCAGACATTTTCAGTTGAACTGTGCGCCGTATAATTTGTAGTACTGTCCTTTATTTGCTTCTGTTAAAGCAGAATTTGTTCATTGCAGATGACATGAACCCTTTAGTTGAGgggattttatttcaaaaagcattCCTTAGTTCTTGTGTGAGCAGTGCTACATGGCAAATCTGACATACTATATATGCAGATTGCCAGTATGAAACCCAGAGAAATCAATTTTTTGAGTGTCAGTTTTTGAGATCAATCATGTAAACCAAAACAGATCAACTTACATGAATAACTCTCctgaaaatcttattttctaccttttggggacaaatttattattttaacttctgaaaCGCACATTTAGAAAGCTGCATACATTAATTCCCTCCTGATTATAGAATAAAGGTAGTTTTATTTGCTTATATGAAAAcaagtcagaaataaaacacGTACAGTTTCTTACCTGATCATCTGGTACAGGAAGTGACAAATCAAGGAAAGATTCATGGACCAAGGACACCTTTAAATGAACATTAAACAGTCCAATTTAATTTTTTGGAATTGGCTGGCTTGCTGTCAATAGGCTTATCTGTATGTATCTTCGTTTGCATTCAAAGCATTCTTCTACTTGTGCGTACAAATGTAAAACAAAGCTGTTGGTAAATGTAGATAACTACTCATGACCAAAATCTACCAGTCACGTTACTCCAGAAGTAAGAAATGGTTTCCCAAGTTTTGGTTTTCTTGTAGCCTAGCACATGGGAACCCAATTTAGTGCCTATGGGATTGATTCTGTGATCAACTGGGATATTCATCTAGCCCACTCACTAATATCTGTAATTAGTTTGTTCTCAGGATGCATTATCCCTGCAGTGCCTTCttccttatttatttcctcACAACCCCACAATCATTCCCATGTGAAAAATTGAGACCTAATAGTCTGAGGGAAAAAGAGAGTTACCAGCAGCATTCTGCTTAAACAGAACAATTCATCCACTCTACAGTTGGCACCACTGGAAGGTGTTCACCAGGAAtctgagtaattttttttttggcagaggcAGATTGCTAATGCTGCTGCCCTCTTTTTTATGGAACTCTTTTGAAAGGAACTGgaagattttcttcccttaTGCTATAAAGGAAGATTCCAGCCAAACCATGCCCCTCTTCAAAAAGCATGTAGCTAGTCAACTCAGAAACATTAACTGAAGCAACTCTCTCTAACTGCAGTTATTTCTACAAATAGTTACTCTGGAGTTCTGTGGATTACATAAAAACATGCTCTTGGGTATTTAAGGCAGGCAGTTTACTTACTGTTCTGCATTCCTCACACATAATCGTACTGGTTAATTCTCCACCAAAGATTCGATCTATGAAActtttcattccctttttcttctcatattcTGAAAATTGACAAAGTATATAGTAAAGTTAGTAATATTGcgtataatatataatttaatgaTAACAtaccaaattaaaaatgcagtatgtAAAACATACATAGCATGTGTCAGTGCCTGTTCTAGTTTACTTAGGAAGTACAGCAAGATTCTTAATTTAAGATCCTTTTATATATTAAAGGTATGGGTGTGAAAACACATTTACAGAAGACACTTTGACTGAACTGACAACTTCACTGCTTTCTGaagtcaaatgcattttttattttcttagaacTACTATATCCCAGTAGGAGTTCCTGTTTTCTCCCCGGATTTAACTCAGACAACTGTCTGAAGCTAATTTCCTCAAGTTATCTCTCCCGTGTAGCACATACTCTGCACTTAAACTTGCTCTTCATCTTCTAACCCAAGTCATGTTGAAAAGTTTAAACATTCTTCTGTTcagtgttgtgtgtttttttttttaacagcaataaaaatccAACAAACTTGTTTTTGACAGCACTGATGAGTAATAATGAGC includes the following:
- the USP16 gene encoding ubiquitin carboxyl-terminal hydrolase 16 isoform X2 gives rise to the protein MGKKRTKGKTAQSDESLDMLEPTCRHIRKGLEQGHLKKALVNVEWHVCQDCKADNKTQENSEEETDESPSIWLCLKCGHRGCGRNSPEQHALKHYTTPRSDPHCLVLSLDNWSVWCYICDNEVPYSTSTRLGQTVEYVKKQVCHDSSRSEKQQENKDFGNKKVEKDNRNEQEKEVSLKEENSPSNTNSEVTVKGLSNLGNTCFFNAVMQNLSQTPVLRELLKEAKMPDTTVKIESPELSMEPQLIKLDPPGPLTLAMHQFLTEMQETKKGVVTPKELFAQVCKKAIRFKGYQQQDSQELLRYLLDGMRAEEIQRVSVGILKALTDSNKQNEEELKTKIKEYEKKKGMKSFIDRIFGGELTSTIMCEECRTVSLVHESFLDLSLPVPDDQKTKNTNERNAKKNKEKESEGEEEDKNDGCYIKQRDEPLGTSKHLQKKTKKLAKKQAKSQRRLQKLQGKVLQLADICATEQSEKDAEYNQEREADINSETPDVKQEEESSNDCKDHCLTHEDLSIEGTEREVQNMLENTGKPEQECAEKESLMDLPTEALDSPVKLVNGLDNLSLKDEDDENEDEEGLATDFSKIHLNDNVESDMSILNDLQTCEVLTEDPEMAFCTLANREDLNPEEGSIHHCLYQFTHNEKLSEKNKLLCDVCTQRHCGPKNMKSEKKYVYTNAKKQMLISLAPPILTLHLKRFQQAGFNLRKVNRHIKFPEVIDLAPFCTVKCKNVAEGSTKVLYSLYGVVEHSGTMRSGHYTAYAKMRNMNKHLSDLVLKGQSPEALETEPVKGQWFHISDTHVQAVSLSKVLSSQAYLLFYERLL
- the USP16 gene encoding ubiquitin carboxyl-terminal hydrolase 16 isoform X1, yielding MGKKRTKGKTAQSDESLDMLEPTCRHIRKGLEQGHLKKALVNVEWHVCQDCKADNKTQENSEEETDESPSIWLCLKCGHRGCGRNSPEQHALKHYTTPRSDPHCLVLSLDNWSVWCYICDNEVPYSTSTRLGQTVEYVKKQVCHDSSRSAEKQQENKDFGNKKVEKDNRNEQEKEVSLKEENSPSNTNSEVTVKGLSNLGNTCFFNAVMQNLSQTPVLRELLKEAKMPDTTVKIESPELSMEPQLIKLDPPGPLTLAMHQFLTEMQETKKGVVTPKELFAQVCKKAIRFKGYQQQDSQELLRYLLDGMRAEEIQRVSVGILKALTDSNKQNEEELKTKIKEYEKKKGMKSFIDRIFGGELTSTIMCEECRTVSLVHESFLDLSLPVPDDQKTKNTNERNAKKNKEKESEGEEEDKNDGCYIKQRDEPLGTSKHLQKKTKKLAKKQAKSQRRLQKLQGKVLQLADICATEQSEKDAEYNQEREADINSETPDVKQEEESSNDCKDHCLTHEDLSIEGTEREVQNMLENTGKPEQECAEKESLMDLPTEALDSPVKLVNGLDNLSLKDEDDENEDEEGLATDFSKIHLNDNVESDMSILNDLQTCEVLTEDPEMAFCTLANREDLNPEEGSIHHCLYQFTHNEKLSEKNKLLCDVCTQRHCGPKNMKSEKKYVYTNAKKQMLISLAPPILTLHLKRFQQAGFNLRKVNRHIKFPEVIDLAPFCTVKCKNVAEGSTKVLYSLYGVVEHSGTMRSGHYTAYAKMRNMNKHLSDLVLKGQSPEALETEPVKGQWFHISDTHVQAVSLSKVLSSQAYLLFYERLL